The following coding sequences are from one Triticum aestivum cultivar Chinese Spring chromosome 5A, IWGSC CS RefSeq v2.1, whole genome shotgun sequence window:
- the LOC123102659 gene encoding myosin-7B: MAKKKSSSAAAAAANGNGNDSAAAANSSGNGSHAAAANGNGNHAAPVLAPGMEEKRDPSPVRDRKAEQLKTLNSMLLKEAVERRGQVAALTARLEEISADGDALDAAERAVAQAALAAPLRAAADEASALRARLAAVQDSLRLAESKAALEAGAKDDATARLEAVAGEKARFLKLLQVKEAEVASISNKVASLSAMMAELEGNNSELLSQNGELIKQLGETKEAVRVVSCQKAEVERSFQEFKKESEAFRVEMEGKLKVKVEELKVLGSKKAEMDARVASLETELALSVTKTGGLEAEVMAKKRELDLLKGKSDKLQSEVAEAERKHSMSAEEVERLRMELGVLVKAKEVASKAFDAEKTEIMKELESLKRKVEEIQADKEAAKGVTREKDAQTVKLRAELEELHVSMSQLQTSCDELDTKHSRLQSEKNSVQKALDAEKAEAGKLMSKIKALENCNGKMDGEIGELRIALKEKNGKIEALTSEAEELQLAVTEAQKKNKGGIWVWVYAATTTMVAAISLIYAARGH; the protein is encoded by the coding sequence ATGGCCAAGAAAaagtcctcctccgccgccgccgccgccgccaacggcAACGGCAACGACTCCGCCGCCGCTGCCAACAGCAGTGGCAACGGCAGCCACGCCGCCGCGGCCAACGGCAACGGCAACCACGCTGCCCCGGTGCTGGCGCCGGGGATGGAGGAGAAGCGGGACCCATCGCCGGTACGGGACCGGAAGGCGGAGCAGCTCAAGACGCTCAACTCCATGCTCCTCAAGGAGGCGGTCGAGCGGCGCGGCCAGGTGGCGGCGCTCACGGCGCGCCTCGAGGAGATCTCCGCCGATGGCGACGCGCTCGACGCTGCCGAGCGCGCAGTCGCGCAagccgccctcgccgcgcccctccGCGCCGCGGCCGACGAGGCATCCGCGCTCCGCGcacgcctcgccgccgtccaggaCTCCCTCCGGCTCGCGGAATCGAAGGCCGCGCTTGAGGCGGGCGCCAAGGACGATGCCACCGCGCGCCTTGAGGCGGTCGCTGGGGAGAAAGCACGGTTCCTGAAACTTCTCCAGGTCAAGGAGGCGGAGGTGGCGTCCATATCCAACAAGGTCGCGAGCCTGTCGGCCATGATGGCCGAGTTGGAGGGCAACAATTCCGAGCTATTGAGTCAGAATGGCGAACTCATAAAGCAATTGGGGGAGACAAAGGAGGCGGTTCGGGTGGTctcctgccagaaggcagaggtgGAGAGAAGCTTCCAGGAATTCAAGAAAGAATCTGAGGCGTTCCGGGTGGAAATGGAGGGGAAGTTGAAGGTGAAGGTGGAGGAACTGAAGGTGCTGGGATCCAAGAAGGCGGAGATGGATGCAAGGGTGGCCTCTTTGGAAACAGAGCTCGCATTGTCTGTGACTAAGACAGGGGGGTTAGAGGCTGAAGTAATGGCAAAGAAGAGGGAGCTTGATTTGTTGAAGGGCAAAAGTGATAAGCTCCAATCAGAGGTTGCTGAAGCAGAGAGGAAACACAGCATGTCTGCAGAAGAGGTTGAGAGGCTCAGGATGGAATTGGGTGTGTTGGTGAAGGCAAAGGAGGTTGCTTCCAAGGCATTTGATGCTGAGAAGACTGAAATCATGAAGGAATTGGAGAGCCTCAAGAGGAAGGTGGAGGAAATCCAGGCTGACaaggaggcggccaagggggtgaCACGTGAGAAGGATGCTCAGACCGTTAAGTTGAGGGCTGAGTTGGAGGAGCTCCATGTTTCCATGTCACAGCTCCAAACATCATGTGATGAACTTGATACCAAGCATTCACGCCTGCAGAGCGAGAAGAATTCAGTTCAGAAAGCACTGGATGCTGAGAAGGCTGAAGCAGGGAAGCTGATGTCTAAAATCAAGGCACTGGAGAACTGCAATGGTAAAATGGATGGCGAGATTGGAGAGTTGAGGATtgcattgaaggaaaagaatgggaaGATCGAAGCCCTTACCAGTGAGGCTGAGGAGCTGCAGCTCGCAGTGACTGAAGCGCAGAAGAAGAACAAGGGTGGTATCTGGGTGTGGGTGTatgccgccaccaccaccatggTGGCCGCAATCTCCCTGATCTATGCTGCCAGGGGCCATTGA
- the LOC123102658 gene encoding probable histone H2AXb — MHRLLLLYNHTTAPAGTPSPHSSLNNLSDSGHLSGNHRIRASTLRSDEKMSSAGSGRGKGKAVSKTVSRSSKAGLQFPVGRIARYLKIGKYAQRVGAGAPVYLSAVLEYLAAEVLELAGNAARDNKKTRIVPRHIQLAVRNDEELSRLLGAVTIAAGGVLPNIHTTLLPKKVGKGKGDIGSASQEF, encoded by the exons ATGCACCGCCTCCTCCTTCTATATAATCACACCACCGCCCCCGCGGGCACACCATCTCCACATTCATCCCTCAACAATCTGTCCGACTCCGGCCATCTCTCCGGCAACCACCGTATCCGCGCGTCCACCCTTCGTAGCGACGAGAAGATGAGTTCTGCCGGCAGCGGGAGGGGCAAGGGCAAGGCGGTGTCCAAGACCGTCTCGCGGTCTTCCAAGGCCGGCCTCCAGTTCCCCGTCGGCCGCATCGCCAGGTACCTCAAGATCGGCAAGTACGCCCAGCGCGTCGGTGCCGGCGCCCCTGTCTACCTCTCCGCCGTCCTCGAGTACCTCGCCGCTGAG GTCCTGGAGCTCGCCGGCAATGCTGCGCGCGACAACAAGAAGACCCGGATCGTGCCGCGCCACATCCAGCTGGCGGTCCGCAACGATGAGGAGCTGAGCCGGCTTCTGGGCGCGGTCACCATCGCCGCCGGTGGTGTGCTGCCCAACATCCACACCACGCTGCTCCCCAAGAAGGTCGGCAAGGGCAAGGGCGACATCGGCTCCGCGTCCCAGGAGTTCTAG